The DNA window CATACTGCGTGGACTTGCGCGGCGCGAGCGTGGCGCCCGGATTGCTCACCAGCGCGGGATCGAGCGGCGCGGTCGGCCCCTGCTGGAGCGCTTCGATCCGGTTCGCATAGAGCGACAGCCCTTCGACCGGCTTGGCCACGATGCCCGCCACCGGGGTCACCGCATCGGCATCGTAGCGAGTATCCAGCGCACCGCCGAAATAGCTGAAGCTTTCCTGCCGGATCGCCTGGATTCGCAATCCGCCGGTCAGCAGCACGCGGTCGCCGAACAGTCCGACGGTGTCGGACACGAAGCCGCTGGTCAGGCGTCGCTTGGCGATCGGATAGGGATCGTCGAGATCGCCGCCAGCAAAGGCGGTCGGCTGCTGCGAGACCTGGACCGGATCGTAGAGATTGGTGTCGAACGGCGTGAAGAAATCGTAGGCCGTGCGATCTTCCTGCCACACGATGTTGCCGCCGAAATTGAATTCGTGCGTGATCGCGCCCTCGCCCACTTGCGCGCGCAGGCCCGCTTCGACCGCCTGGTTGCTCGATTTGAACGGGATGTAGGAGTGGAATCCGCTGGTGCCGTCGCCGGTCGCCGCGTCGTTGACGGTGATCCCGCCGTAAATGCCTTCCTCGTCGCCTTCGCGCGCACCGGCCCGGGCGTAGAACATCGCATTGTCGGCGAGGTCGTATTCCAGGCTCAGCGTGCCGAAGACGTCCTGCAGATCGGTGTAGGTGTAGTCCTGCGCATAATTAGCGCTTGCATCGGGCACGGCGGGAACGGTGGCGCTGGCGACCGTCACCTTGGGCCGCAGGCGATCGACCCGCACGTCCTGATAGGCGAGGTCGAGCCCGACGCGCAGATTGCCGCCGTCGTAATCGAACCCGCCGCCCAGCACTTGTGTGCGGCGATCCTCGCCGTCGATCGACACTTCGCCGTCGCGCCAGGCGCCGTTGACGCGCAAGCCCCACTCGCCCGCCTCACCGAAGCGGCGCGAGACGTCGAAGCTGCCGCCGACATGCCCGTCGCCGACAAAGCCCGCGGTCACGCGGTTGAGCGGATCGGCTCCGGCGCGCTTGAGCACGAGGTTGACGCTGCCGCCGAGCCCCGAGCCGCCCGGTGCCGCGCCGTTGAGGAACGCGCTCGAGCCGTTGAGGACCTGCACGCTTTCGAACAGTTCGGGCGCGACCAGCTGGCGCGGGGCGACGCCGTAGAGGCCGTTCAGCCCGACATCGTCGCCGAACAGCGGGAAGCCGCGCACCACGAACAGTTCGGACGCATTGCCATAGCCATAGGTGGTGCGGATCGTCGGGTCGTTCTCGAGCACTTCGCCCAGCGTCAGCGGCTGCTGGTTGAGGATCAGGCTCTCGTCGTAGGAGCGCACCGCGAAGGGTAGGTCCTCGGCCGGCTTGTCGCCCAGCACGCCGAGATCGCCGCCATTGTCGACCTGGGTCTCGTTCTCGGCCTGCGCGACGATGACGACGCGGTTTTCGGGCCCCACCCCGTCGTCGGTCTCCTGCGCGATGACAGGGGTGGTCGACACGATCGCAAGCGCGAGTGTCGGGAGCGAGGCGGCAATACGGTAGTTCATGACGGTCTTTCTGATCGAAGTGTCGAGGGGAATTCAGGCGCGGCCGGTGAGCCGCAGGACGATGACGCTGAGCACGGGGAGCGCGACCAGCACGGCGGCGGCGATATCCCACGCCCCGTCGCCCAGCAGGCCGAGCACCAGCCCGGCCAGGGTGGAAAGCGCGATCAGCAGCGGCGCGGCGAAGACTTCGTGCGCGCGCAGGCGGCGATTGGTGCGGCCGCTGGCGCGCAGGCTGACCCGCCCGTTGATCCGCCTGGTGATCCGCCTGTTGATCAGGGCGCTCATGCGATCGCCCCGCGCCGCGCGCCGGTGCGGATTTCGTCGACCCGGCGCTCGATATTCTCGCGGCGGCGCTGCCACCACAGCAGCAGCCCGGTCCACAGCACGCGGATCGTCAGCAGCGTGAGCAGCGCCCACAGGATCTTGAGCGCCAGCCCGCCGTAATCGCCGAAATGAAGCGGCTTGGACATCATCAGCGCCTGGTTGAGCGCGGGCATAGAGCGCGCATCGACCAGCTCGCCGCTGGCCGCATCGACCAGCGCGGGCGTCAGCAAATGGCTCGTCAGCGGACGATCGCCCTGGAAGAAGATCGCATAGTGCCGATCGGTGCTCCAGTCGCCGCCGGGAAAGCCGATGAATTGCGGCGAGCGGCCCGGCAGTGCGTCCTGCGCCGCCGCCATCGCCGCATCGAGCGAGCCGTAGTCGCGCGGCGCCAGCGCGGCCTCACTCCCATGCGAGGCGGTCATCGCGGCGAGCTCGTTCTCGCGCCAGCTATCGGTCAGCGGATCGGCAAAGGCGTTGATCGCCCCCGTCGCCGCCACCACCAGCGCCCAGGCGAGCGTCACCATGCCGAGGAAATTGTGCCGGTCGAGCCGCTGCACCCGCTCGCTGCGATTGCGCCGCACCGTGCCGAAGCGCAGCCGCCGCATGAACGGCGCGTACAGCACCGTGCCAGAGACCAGCGAGAGAACGAAGCCGATCCCCATCACGCCGAGGAACAGCATGCCCGGCAGGCCCAGCAATAGGTCGGTGTGGAGGCCCAGCACCGTGTCCATGAACGCGTTGGTCGGCGCCGGCCCCAGCGCTTCGCCGGTGGCGCGATCGAAATAGAGCAGCGTCATGTCCCCGCCCGCGGCATCGGGCGTCGGCCCGGTGGTGACGGTCAGCAACGGACTGTCCTGGCTGAACCCCATGAACAAGGGCACTTCGCCCGGCCGCTCGGCCAGCGCGGCGGCGACCACCGCATCGAGCGGCTGCCCCCCGCGCGCCGACGCCTCGCCCACCATCGCCGCCTCGGCATCGCGATCGACCAGCGCATCGATCTCGTCGTGGAAGATCAGCGGCAGCCCGGTGACGCACAGCAACAGCAGGAACGCCATCGGCACGATGCTGCTCCATTTGTGGAGCAGAAACCAGAATCGGATAGCACGCCGTGACACGCGCGCCGGTTAGGCGGCGGACGCCTAACGGTCAATGATAATCAGTTGCAATAGCGGTCAGGGATTGCGGCTCTTCACCAGTTCAATGAAGTCGCGCACGGACATCAACCAGCTTTGCTGATTTGTGTGGTACGAAGTGTGTATTGAGCGAGGCAGCACCAATTGCAGCTTTTTTGCCTTCATTTCGGCCGTCTGCTTTTCAGAAATAGCAGGCTCAAGGGTTAATAGGTGCTTCTCCTCAATACGCTGCGCTTCAGACAGCACCTGCCTCCAACGATCCTTCAGGGTCGATTTTGCGCCCAGCATCAATAATCGCGCAGAGGGAAATTCCGGATCGTGATAGGCTTCGGCGGACGGAAAGAGGAAATCCGGCCGGTTGTTATTTTCACTTATAGCACCCCGGACAAAACCGACATTGTTGGCCTCAAGCACCACCTCGATGTGGCTTTCGAGTGCCAGCCCCGCTCTGGCTTTGCGCCTGTTCTGAACGCTCAGGGAGAACTTGATAAAGCCGTCCACATCCTCGGCGCCTTGTTGGCCAAACCCCTCGGCTATGCGTTTGGCGACCTGTTTGCGTTCTATCCTCCGGAATAAAAGCGTTTCGCGCTCCATCCAGTCGATGATGGCTTTATCGGGATCCTGTATCGCAATTTCGGTGCCGACTGATGTCCTCGCCAGTTCGGAAAGGACTGCTGCTTTGGGCATCTTTACGCCGAATGGTTCTACTAGGGAATCCAGATGACCCGCTTCAGGCTCATCCGGCTCGATCTCTAGCGCTTCAAGAACCGATCTCGAAACAAAGCCGAGTTCAGCGTCACGATTTCCTTCGATCGGTGTAAAATCAAAACTCTCTTGCAGTTCGGAATCTATTCCAAAAAGCCAAATTAATTGGTTATATGCAGTACTATCTGCAGGAGTAAAAATCGCCAGCGCTGTGCTGTCTTGGCGGGCAGCCAGAAAGAAAGCATCACCTGCCACCATCTTTCGGGTGACAGCATTACCCTCGTAGTAAAGTCGATACTCGGACCTTTTAGGATGAGCGCGACGCGCGTCGTACCAAGATAGAAAACCGCTCTCCGCCTCGCTTTGGTCTTGGTCCTGTCCTACCCACATAAAGCGCGTTGGAATATTCTTCCGATCCGCGTCTCCGAGAAGCGATTCTATTTCAGCCGAGCCGTTGAATTCGTGCTGATTGGATGCCTGGAAATCGGCTTCCACCGGACTAAGGCGTTTGAGCGCGACTCCCGAAAAATACTGGGACAAATAACCGCGCTTCATACGACTCCCTCGCGCGCCGCTTCCAACCAACAGACGCATTCATCGATGGTCCCTTTCATCTCATCTTGGCTCCTGCCCCTGAGACTGCACTCCCAGACAGTAAAATGCCGAAGACCAATCGCGTCCAGCCTTTCGCGAACCCTCGCATCTCGCATCCTGTTGGCTTCAATTTTACCCGCCCAAAAATCGGTGTTCGTTTTCGGTAGCCTGAAAAGATTGCAACTGTGCCCATGCCAGAAGCATCCGTTTACAAAAATCGCCGATTTAAGAGACGGAAAAACCAGATCCGGTTTCCCGGGCAAATTAGGGTCGTGAAGGCGATACCGAAAACCTCGCGAATGGAGCGCGCTCCTAACGATTAACTCAGGCCTCGTGTTTTTCGAGCGAATGCCAGACATCATTCTGCTGCGCTTCGCTTTGGATACAATGTCAGCCAACGGGCGCAACTTTCCCGAGTTCGCCGACTTGCTCACTTCCAGCCGTGGTCTGAAGTAAATCCGATTTTCCAAGCGACCTTGCAAGCGCATCCTTCATTGAGCGAGCAAGAAATTCAACAACCGGCACCACGACCGCGTTTCCAAACTGTCTGTAGGCTTGGGTATCCGAAACCGGAATCTGCCACCGACGATCACCGCGATCAAAGCCCATTAGTCGGGCACATTCGAGTGGAGTAAGCCTCCTTGGACGCGCGCCAGCCTGCTCGATCAGAATTTCCGATCCATCCTTGTAGTATCTTGCAGACAGGGTCCGCGCCACATCATCCGGTCCTACGAGACTGAAACCGAAACCGTTTCCCTTTGCCTCGTGCTTCTTTCGGTATTCTTGGAGATACTCCCACAGCCTTGGCGTAAGCGTATACTTGGGATCGACGGAATCATTTGGCTCCAGAATGCTATTAAGTCTCGGGCCATTTTCGATTGCCGGCAAATTCAATGCGTTAAGATCGAAGTCAGTTTTTTCACGAAATCCCACGATAAATACGCGCTCTCGCTTTTGTGGAACCCAAGGCGCTGAACTTATCACTCGAAACTGAGTATGGTAGCCAAGCTCTTCCTGCAGGACATGCATGATAGTCTTGAACGTCCGCCCCCGATCGTGATTCTCAAGATTTTTTACGTTCTCCAGCACAAACGCGGCAGGACGGTGGTGCGCGATAATTTGGGCCGTATCGAAAAAGAGAGTCCCTTGGGTGTCGCACAGAAAACCATGGGGCCGCCCCAACGCGTTCTTCTTAGAAACACCCGCGATTGAGAAGGGCTGACAAGGAAACCCCGCCAAGAGAACATCATGCTCGGGCACAAGTTCTGGTTCGCCCGAAAACTCGCGAATATCTCCCTGCAGAAGATGATTGTCGCGGAAATTCGTTCGATAGGTCTCCTGCGCATATTTGTCCCATTCGGACGTAAACACACAGTGCCCTCCGATGCCTTGAAAACCGATCCGAAGACCGCCAATTCCGGCGAATAGATCTATGAAGCGAAAGCCGAGCTTCTCTTCAGTCGAATGCACGGACTTCATCGGTTTCTCCGGATAGCGACCCAAAACTTCCAAGGCTCGCATTACAGACGGGCGTGGGCCAGCCTCGCCCCGCTCCCATCGATAAATCGTGCTAGCGCAATAACCCAGCTCCGAAGCTGCCTGCTCAACCGAAAGCCCGGCTAGCTCTCTCAATTCAGTGAAAGTATGACGCACAAACCAGACCTCCGAGGGAATAATTGTAGCGTAGTGCCAAAATCTTTCCCAGCGCGCAAGAACATTTAAAGAACAAAGCGATCTTATCCCCGTTTTCCTACACCGCGCCTGCGCGTTATGATCGGCGCGCTCTTTCCTACCGTCGATCCCACCGCCCACGGGCCGAGCCTGTGCATGGGCGCGCGCGTTGGAACGCATTTAGGCGCGCGACCGGCGATCATGGCCCTGGCCTCCTGTCCGTCCGCGGGGCGCGTCATGCCTCAAGCAACTGGTTCGCCGCGATAATTTCGGCGTGCGCTAAAGTGACACGCTGTCACCTTTGTCACCCGCCCGATCGCTCCTTTTTTCGCGCACTGGACAGTGTAACACCCGGTCCATGTTGTCGCCCCAGCGCGGCGCGGACCGCGCGTTTGGGCACTTCGCTGGCCATAGCGGCGCAGGTTTGTTAGCTCACCCGCCCATGAAAACAGGGACACTCATTTCACTCGCCGCCTATTTCATCCTGATGCTGGCCATCGGGCTGTATGCGTGGCGCAAATCGACCGACACATCCGAGGGTTATCTGCTGGGCGGGCGCAACCTGCATCCGGCGGTGGCGGCGCTTTCCGCCGGGGCGTCGGACATGTCGGGCTGGCTGCTGCTCGGCCTGCCGGGGGCGCTTTATGCCGCCGGGCTGGTCGAGGCGTGGATCGGGATCGGTCTGTTCGTCGGGGCCTTCGTCAACTGGATCGTGGTCGCGCCGCGGCTGCGCCAGCAAAGCGAGGAGCGCGGCAATGCGCTGACGATCCCGCAATTCCTGTCCAACCGCTTCCCCGACAAGGCGATCGCGCTGCGCACCATTTCGGCGCTGGTGATCGTGGTGTTCTTCGCGGTCTATACCGCCAGCGGGCTGGTGGCCGGGGGCAAGCTGTTCGCCACCGCCTTCCCCGCGCTGCTGCCCGACGTGCCGCTGTCGGATTACATGCTGGGCATCTGGATCACCGCGGGCGTGGTGCTGGCCTATACGATGGTCGGCGGCTTCCTGGCGGTGAGCCTGACCGATTTCGTGCAGGGCTGCATCATGCTGGTGGCGCTGGTGCTGATGCCGCTGGTGGTGATGTTCGGCGCGGGCGGCGAGGCCGGCGGATCGCTGAACGACGTGCCGGTGGAAGGGTTCCTGAGCCTGACGCAAGGGCTGACGGCGCTGGGATTCCTCAGCGCGGTGGCCTGGGGGCTCGGCTATTTCGGCCAGCCGCATATCATCGTGCGCTTCATGGCGGTGCGATCGGTCGCCGCGGTATCGACCGCGCGCAATATCGCGATGAGCTGGATGGGAGTCTGCGTGCTGGGCGCGGTGGGCCTCGGCATTGCGGGCCGCGCCTATGTGGAGCGCAACGGCATGGTGGTCGAGGATCCGGAAACGATCTTCATCGTGCTGGCGGACCTGCTGTTCCACCCGCTGGTCACCGGCTTCCTGCTGGCCGCGCTGCTGGCGGCGATCATGTCGACCATCAGCTCGCAATTGCTGGTCGCCTCCTCCTCGCTGACCGAGGATTTCTATCGCCTGTTCCTGCGCAAGAAAGCGAGCGAGCGCGAGACGGTGAATATCGGGCGCCTCTCCACCCTGCTGGTGGCGCTGGTGGCGATCGTCGTCGCGAGCGATCCGGAAAGCCAGGTGCTCGGCCTCGTCTCCAATGCCTGGGCGGGCTTCGGCGCGGCCTTCGGCCCGCTGATCATCCTGTCGCTGACCTGGAACCGGATGACCGGATCGGGCGCGGTGGCAGGCCTGGTGGTCGGCACCGCGACGGTCGCGGCATGGATCGCGCTCGGCTGGTCGAGCTGGCTCTATGAGATCGTGCCGGGCTTCATCGCGGCATGGATCGCGATCTGGCTGGTCAGCAAGGCGACCTGGAAAGGCACCGAACCCGCCGCCGCGACTGCCTGACGCGACGCTACATCGGGTCGAGCACGAAGGCGACCACCGCCTCGACCACGCCCGGCGCGATCGGCAGGTCGGGATCGGCGTAGGAGGCGAGATTGGCCGCGCGGTCACCCTCGGGCAC is part of the Alteriqipengyuania halimionae genome and encodes:
- a CDS encoding PepSY-associated TM helix domain-containing protein, with the protein product MSRRAIRFWFLLHKWSSIVPMAFLLLLCVTGLPLIFHDEIDALVDRDAEAAMVGEASARGGQPLDAVVAAALAERPGEVPLFMGFSQDSPLLTVTTGPTPDAAGGDMTLLYFDRATGEALGPAPTNAFMDTVLGLHTDLLLGLPGMLFLGVMGIGFVLSLVSGTVLYAPFMRRLRFGTVRRNRSERVQRLDRHNFLGMVTLAWALVVAATGAINAFADPLTDSWRENELAAMTASHGSEAALAPRDYGSLDAAMAAAQDALPGRSPQFIGFPGGDWSTDRHYAIFFQGDRPLTSHLLTPALVDAASGELVDARSMPALNQALMMSKPLHFGDYGGLALKILWALLTLLTIRVLWTGLLLWWQRRRENIERRVDEIRTGARRGAIA
- a CDS encoding very short patch repair endonuclease, encoding MRLQGRLENRIYFRPRLEVSKSANSGKLRPLADIVSKAKRSRMMSGIRSKNTRPELIVRSALHSRGFRYRLHDPNLPGKPDLVFPSLKSAIFVNGCFWHGHSCNLFRLPKTNTDFWAGKIEANRMRDARVRERLDAIGLRHFTVWECSLRGRSQDEMKGTIDECVCWLEAAREGVV
- the dcm gene encoding DNA (cytosine-5-)-methyltransferase; its protein translation is MRHTFTELRELAGLSVEQAASELGYCASTIYRWERGEAGPRPSVMRALEVLGRYPEKPMKSVHSTEEKLGFRFIDLFAGIGGLRIGFQGIGGHCVFTSEWDKYAQETYRTNFRDNHLLQGDIREFSGEPELVPEHDVLLAGFPCQPFSIAGVSKKNALGRPHGFLCDTQGTLFFDTAQIIAHHRPAAFVLENVKNLENHDRGRTFKTIMHVLQEELGYHTQFRVISSAPWVPQKRERVFIVGFREKTDFDLNALNLPAIENGPRLNSILEPNDSVDPKYTLTPRLWEYLQEYRKKHEAKGNGFGFSLVGPDDVARTLSARYYKDGSEILIEQAGARPRRLTPLECARLMGFDRGDRRWQIPVSDTQAYRQFGNAVVVPVVEFLARSMKDALARSLGKSDLLQTTAGSEQVGELGKVAPVG
- a CDS encoding type II restriction endonuclease — its product is MRLLVGSGARGSRMKRGYLSQYFSGVALKRLSPVEADFQASNQHEFNGSAEIESLLGDADRKNIPTRFMWVGQDQDQSEAESGFLSWYDARRAHPKRSEYRLYYEGNAVTRKMVAGDAFFLAARQDSTALAIFTPADSTAYNQLIWLFGIDSELQESFDFTPIEGNRDAELGFVSRSVLEALEIEPDEPEAGHLDSLVEPFGVKMPKAAVLSELARTSVGTEIAIQDPDKAIIDWMERETLLFRRIERKQVAKRIAEGFGQQGAEDVDGFIKFSLSVQNRRKARAGLALESHIEVVLEANNVGFVRGAISENNNRPDFLFPSAEAYHDPEFPSARLLMLGAKSTLKDRWRQVLSEAQRIEEKHLLTLEPAISEKQTAEMKAKKLQLVLPRSIHTSYHTNQQSWLMSVRDFIELVKSRNP
- the putP gene encoding sodium/proline symporter PutP; amino-acid sequence: MKTGTLISLAAYFILMLAIGLYAWRKSTDTSEGYLLGGRNLHPAVAALSAGASDMSGWLLLGLPGALYAAGLVEAWIGIGLFVGAFVNWIVVAPRLRQQSEERGNALTIPQFLSNRFPDKAIALRTISALVIVVFFAVYTASGLVAGGKLFATAFPALLPDVPLSDYMLGIWITAGVVLAYTMVGGFLAVSLTDFVQGCIMLVALVLMPLVVMFGAGGEAGGSLNDVPVEGFLSLTQGLTALGFLSAVAWGLGYFGQPHIIVRFMAVRSVAAVSTARNIAMSWMGVCVLGAVGLGIAGRAYVERNGMVVEDPETIFIVLADLLFHPLVTGFLLAALLAAIMSTISSQLLVASSSLTEDFYRLFLRKKASERETVNIGRLSTLLVALVAIVVASDPESQVLGLVSNAWAGFGAAFGPLIILSLTWNRMTGSGAVAGLVVGTATVAAWIALGWSSWLYEIVPGFIAAWIAIWLVSKATWKGTEPAAATA
- a CDS encoding TonB-dependent receptor yields the protein MNYRIAASLPTLALAIVSTTPVIAQETDDGVGPENRVVIVAQAENETQVDNGGDLGVLGDKPAEDLPFAVRSYDESLILNQQPLTLGEVLENDPTIRTTYGYGNASELFVVRGFPLFGDDVGLNGLYGVAPRQLVAPELFESVQVLNGSSAFLNGAAPGGSGLGGSVNLVLKRAGADPLNRVTAGFVGDGHVGGSFDVSRRFGEAGEWGLRVNGAWRDGEVSIDGEDRRTQVLGGGFDYDGGNLRVGLDLAYQDVRVDRLRPKVTVASATVPAVPDASANYAQDYTYTDLQDVFGTLSLEYDLADNAMFYARAGAREGDEEGIYGGITVNDAATGDGTSGFHSYIPFKSSNQAVEAGLRAQVGEGAITHEFNFGGNIVWQEDRTAYDFFTPFDTNLYDPVQVSQQPTAFAGGDLDDPYPIAKRRLTSGFVSDTVGLFGDRVLLTGGLRIQAIRQESFSYFGGALDTRYDADAVTPVAGIVAKPVEGLSLYANRIEALQQGPTAPLDPALVSNPGATLAPRKSTQYEIGGKLALADLGLGDVFLGLAAYRIERPGEGVLPDGSFGYLGDQRHEGVEFTVNGSILPGLRLIAGAAVTDATLDGGAKVPGVPEFTANADVEWDLPFIPGLTLTGRAMHTGEQWIDAANTLQLDSWTRFDVGARYVLAAGEVPVTLRVTVDNVADNAYWASAFDTFSSAILQGQPRTVKASISMDF